In Aedes albopictus strain Foshan chromosome 3, AalbF5, whole genome shotgun sequence, the genomic window cggagtgtgaagatatggaactgctgtgccgttcccaagaaacacggaagttctatcagaagctcaacgcatcccgcaacggcttcgtgccgcgagccgaaatatgcagggataaagacggaggcctcttgacggacggatgtgaggtgatcgaaaggtggaagtagcacttcgatcagcacctgaacggcgtagagaacgtaggcacgggagcccacggcaacggaggaaacgacgacgccagtgcagcagaggacgaaaatgaatcaactcccacgctgagggaagttaaggatgtcatccaccagctcaaaaccaacaaagcagctggtaaggatggtatcgcagctgaactcatcaagatgggcccagaaaagttgaccacctgtctgcatcggctgatagtcaggatctgggaaaccgaacagctaccggaggagtggaaggaaggggtaatctgccccatttacaagaaaggcgaccattggaatgtgagaacttcagggcgatcactattttgaatgctgcctacaaactgctatcacagatcatcttccgtcgtctgtcacctaaaacgaatgagttcgtgggaagttatcaagctggcttcatcgacgaccactcgacaacggaccagatctttacagtacggcaaatcttccagaaatgccgtgaataccaggtcccaacgcatcatgtgttcatcgacttcaaggcggcatacgacagtatcaaccgcgcagagctatggagaatcatggacgaaaatggctttcctgggaagctgactagactgattaaagcaacgatggacggtgtgcaaatctgcgtaagggtttcgggtgaactatccagttcattcgaatctcgccggggactgcgacaaggtgatggaatcTCATGCCTAcccttcaatatcgctctggaaagtgtgatgcgacgagccgtgctcaacagccggggaacgattttcacaaaatccggtcaatttgtgtgctttgcggacgacagaatatttggaacggtggcagagctgtacatccgtctgaaacgcgaagcagcaaaggtcggactggtggtgaatgccccaAACACAAAGTACGCCTACCAGCAGAACCGAacccgaccggatccgtctgggtagtaatgttacgatagacggggatactttcgaggtggtggaggaattcatctacctcggatccttactgacggctgacaacaacttgAGCCGTGAAACTCGGAGGCACATAATCAGCGGAAGTCgaacctactacgggctccagaagaaactgcgatgcgatcgaaaaagattcacccacgcacgaaATGCACCatgaccatgtacaaaacgctaataagaccggtggttctctacgggcacgagacatggaccatgctcgaggaggacctgcaagcactcggaattttcgagagactgcagaagaacggtgtgtggcggagaaggatgaaccacgagcttgctgcactttacggcgaacccagcatctagaaggtggccaaagccggaaggatacggtgggcagggcatgttgcaagaatgccggacaacaaccctgcaaagctggtgtttgcaactgatccggttggcacaagaaggcgtgaagcgcgtacttttgttgattatgtcttgtcttaaatgtgatgttgaacaaataaatgtatgtatgggaCATTAATTGTATTGACTCGGTAATCTTCTCTAAACATTAAGCAGCAATTAAAGATTCCTCTGCTGAGGTAGGTCCCAAACCAGAACCGAAACGTTGAAGTGAAAAACATGTAGTTCCTCCATTTAGTGGTTATATTAATAAGACTGTCGAGTCAATGCAATTAGTGCCCCAATGTCATATCCAGTCAAAAAACCGCCACCCTACTAAATTCATTCGTAAGACTGGGGGGGATGCAGTTGAAAACCTCTGATCCCCTCGGCTCCATGAGGAGCGTTGCGGACATTTCTCTCATTGAAATCACCATACCACACCGCCGCGACGGACGAACAGTCGGAACAGACAGACCACCGCTCAGGGGGGCTCCATTCAGCGGCACCACCACGACCACCACAGTCAGGAGTCCAAACCAACCGCAGAGACTGCAGCGGCGCTTTCCATTCAACGTTCAGCGCTCAACGCGAATACATCTTCGGTCGATCCGTACGGGAAAACCCCTCTTCTCGCTGTGTGTGCCGTGCTCGTCAGATAAGTGGGTGGAAGAATCCGGGTGCAAGTCAGTGTTCAAATCTTGATCGTTCGTTGTTACGGTAGTGGTTCGCAGATTACAAGATCGTGTGTTTCTTGTGGCTTTGAATTAAAGTTGGGAATTTGGAGCAGAACATCCGCGACGAACGGTTCCACAGCACACTTTGATCTTGATCTAGAAGGCTGGGATTTGCTCTAGCCGAACTGAGCGCGTATACCGGAAAGGCAGTGTGATCTACGATCGTGGCATTATCTTCTGGAGATAATTCAATCCAACGGGGTTCAACGTCGGGATAGTTGTTTGTGGCCTGGACAGAAAGCCCCTCGACGCAAATAGCCAGCGCAGATCATTAACgaaaacgaagaagaagaagatacttAAGTGCTAGAGAGTGTGTGATCATTAGACCAATTAACACTACCAGCCGCGCGGCGCACGCAGAAGAATCGATCGGGACCCCGAACCGCACCGCAGGAAAGTCGGTCATTTGTGCATATATTCGGAAGAAAGCAAGTCGCGTGAAGAGTGAAATCCCGCAGATATACAATATGTTCGGTGCCAAGACGCGAAGAAATATTGCCATTATCCTACTGCTGGTGGTCTTGGTGGCCACGGTGTGTGACGCCCGCAGGAGGCGGTATGGCCGGAGGAAGCATCACGTGCCGTCGCGGAAAACTCTGAAGCAGCTGGAGTACGAAGCACGGGAAACCAATACGCCGAATTTCGTACGGTTGGTGCTGATGCGGTTGGTCTACGGAATTGCAACGCAGATGGGCATCGAAGATCGGCTGGATGATGCCTTCGGTGGGGCGTTTGTTCCGCCGAATGCCATCGAGGAAAGCGACGACTACCTGGACGTGTTCAGCGACGAGGGTGACGGAGATTACGGTCTGTAGATAGCACGGGATGCTGCAGCAGCTATTTAAGTGACTTCACCGTAGGTTAAGgtaagttttttttatctataaAAATGAGCCAATGTCAAAATTGAGATAACACTGCAGAACTCCAATTTGCAATTGGAGTAGTTGCATAGTTCTGCAACGGGCAATATGTATGCTTGCTAGAAGCTGACGTAAaaaggaatttcctggagcaattgggGGCATTCGGTGGTTCCATTCTGCAAACAATATCTGAAGATGGATTgcgttgttttgttttgttttttttttcattttgttgccAAATTTTTAATTGCACAACGTGCAGGGTATCATTATGGTTGGGGTTCGTACACATATGCTGGCAGACAGAATGCTTTTTCCTTCTTCCAGTGTAAGGTGAGGCGAGGTGAAAGTATGCGGTTAATTGTAGAATGATCGTAAATCTGGAGTAACATTTGTAAAGGGTTTATCAACACTGGTAAACAATTGGCACGCTTTTGAGTCCACATTAACTTAAAGTCTCATTacacatggcaaatatttggccaaacaaaccCGACAAAgggccaacacaacgtgaatcataacaaatagcaaccttggatgaatgtcggattACAAACAATCTAATGGCACCTTTATTCATCTAAACTAAAACCGCTCCCAAAGAGAAAAAGCATCAGCCTTTTGGATTTTATTTGTGTGGGCGGGTGATTTTTAAGCCTCTATGGAGCATTTTCGTGAAAAGACCTAGAGCCAAGAACAATTTGAGTGCTTCCGGTTATTTGCAAAGATTAACTCTCATTAGGAACATATTTAACTATTAATCGGTGATTTAGATGAATATGTACCACCAATCGTGGAATGATCTTCTTTCTAACTCCTTCTGGGGATATATTTTATTGAATGCACCTCGACACGTTTATCTATAAAATACCCCTAAAGCCCGTTTTTTTTGCTTCCTTTTGTAGAACTCCGTTATAAACTGATTTGGGCTTAAGCGATTTAAGGCAGAATTCTAGTGAGCTCAAACATTAGCCAATCAGTTTTCGAAAAAGTGCACTCCATGTTCTCCTATTTAAACTTCCACGTCGTGAACGCAGTCGATTTCTACGGCACATCCTGTTATCGTGGTTGCTGTTTTGCTTTCACTGTCAAATAATTGCGGTCCAGAACTTCAAGCACGTGACCAACGGACCATACAGGTTCCGTAATAGTTCCCAAATTATAAATAAATGTTACAATTATGTCAGATTTCGTCAGTATTATGACTGTTAACGTCAGTAGCCCAGGCATCGATGATTGATTGGACGTTAGACGTCTCAACTGTTTCTGTTAAACATTTGGCATTCCTTAACCCTCGAACAGGTGCTTCTTCGGCGAACCTCGGAGGCAACATTCTCACGCTGTTTATCACAAGCGtgtttttttcatggtgcgtgtactcggtATATGTCGCGACCGCCCCCGGGTTAAGGGAAACCATTAGTTAAACCTTAAGGGTTTCTTAAGACAATCCTCTgaagattgataaaaaaaatataaaattttgttttagaaattcttttaagggttttttcagaaatttttccagatattactttaaaaaatcttctatggattccttctaaTGGATATCTCCAGAAAATAACTCTAGATTTGTTTTATAATATCTTCCATTAATGTTTCCAAAAACCTTTAAGaggatctttaagaaatttctccagggtttccttgagatATGCCCTTccataaattcagaaatttctctaagaatttgtttaggaatttttttATGAGTGCCTTCTGAAACTTCGACTAAGCTTACTTAaaagaatatttttttagaaaatgtactttagaaaatctttttgctgaaagaatcccatgaaaCAGAAGTAACTTAATAACAGTTTATTGCGCTAAAATTTGCTTAAGAGCGACTTATTCAACTcttgttcagcaaaaatgtttgttgggctcagtttctccagggagttctgcataattttcttcagagatccagAAGTATTATATTTCTTGATTATTGAGATTTTCAGCACCTGGCTGGTTCACACCCgaattcagaagttctttcaaaaattgtttaagaaatgctttcagccagcgattttttttagaaaatattacggTGGTTGCTTCAGGAAatcgtacaggtatttcttcacgaactctttcagatttcctcggaaatttatccaaggatttcattGGAAATATCCACAGGAATTAatatagggattcatccagaaaatcccaaATTACTTTGTTGGGCAAGAATAATTGAAACCTGGAAGCCGATCAAACGTGTCGTTCACATTCTGTTCGATACGACAGAATGTTTagactttaaccctctaatacccaatcccgcctttagacggggtatagtatgagcatttttgtaatttttgtttcgtggaaaatcaaaatttttatatttttggctgatatttaggactgttctgtatatctcaaaatggtttttggtgtattttaaagcgtatttacattttttaaaatcattgaacaattgatgttttagtcaccttttagaagtcattgtttattttgtattgaatcgctacaattaacatattttaaatttttcccaaattattCTATCCTTgttaaatagtttaagggaatcgaatacactctaaaattattttccttaaaattacacggaaaatacatttttatgcgaaaaaaaattaaaataataatatttcaacaataatcataaaatctcaaaatgttttcatctcaaaaaatccgttctccgaattggcttccaggaaaaatataaaagtgtagggatgttcaaaaataaaaattagaaaaatcaaaaactgaaattcacgaaatcgagaattgaaaagaatcatcttccaaaacatgtttaaatcgattttagatgacgaaaaatgatatttagatcaaaataaaaaatttgggtattagagggttaaaagaattccatcagaacctTGTGGAGACATTATAAAaagatttctacaaagatttctttaggattacTTCCAGGAATGCTTGAAACGATTCTCTAGAGATTGCTACTGGGATTGCTAAAGAAATACCAaggcttccttcagaaatatctgcaaggattcatccaagaattcttatgGCATTGTCACTATAAActcttgctaggattcctccagtagttcctactgtaatttattcatagattctctagaaatgtattatttctgctgggattccttttgagattattTTAAGAACTTTTGCTGGGATTCTCCAGGGCTGCTACTGCGATTTCATGATTTCTTCTGGGTTTCCCATACAATACCTGCAGGGTATCCTCCAGTAAGATGTAcatgttgaaaaaatccttgagatacaggggatggccaaaatttttgggataggcaacttttttttccctcacaaaaacgttcaacatgctataacttttcatagtgcatcaaaaaatctcaaattttgactgtttgtcaaccaattatatgtgcatcattgattggtacaaatttgggctcgattgataaatctttcgcaaagttagaattgttcgggtaaaacactatgttttagacaactaatttttgagctgtcatatctcggaaaccagtgaaccgaattgaatgaaattttgaacgtacactaacaatatacaaatgcttcacaaactattaaaacatagatactttttgaacgttgaaaaaagttaacatggattgatattttttggatttttcttgaaaaaaattattttttttagtccatgtcaataaattttagagttgatgtccaaagattttccacttctgttctaaaGTTATCtttaattagatatattagagcctatttagattaaaggaagaacacataaagtaatttttgtgtgggattgtacatttgacttattttcctatatatgggtaaaaatttcaacccggtgttACTTAActtgccgtgagaaaatattacattttatatattgttgataaacgttaaaaaattcattcaattcggttcactgatttccgagatatgacagctcaaaaatgagttatctaaaaatagtgttttacccgaacggttctaacttcgcgaaaaattattcaatcgagcccaaatttgtaccaatgatgcacatataacaggttgataaacagtcaaaatttgagattttttgatgcactctatgaaaagttacagcgtgttcaattttttttgtgggagaaaaaaagttgcctatcccaaacattttggccaccccctgtaatcCTGGAAAAACTCGACTGTTGGATCTATGATCTAGCTTAAGGAATTTGGTTTATTAGTCGTTGAATCTCTAGAACGAAACGGTTAAAATTTGTCCTTATGTTCCGGTGACAGTTGTTACCATGAGGAGGGACGTCTTAACCGTTTTCATTATAGAGAATCAAGGGCTGATAAGCAGAATTCCCTAACCTagaaccctggaagaacttcgagagaaccaggaattccaggagaaaatcctggaggtaccCCAGAAGGCATCTCTAGaagaattacaaaagaaattggtggagaaatactttgaaaaatcctctagaaatttctgctaggattcctcctaagatttctacaagaattgctCTGTAAATTGAAGGATTCCCTCTCGGAATACCTCCACAAGTTCttgcctgggattccttcatgaactccaCCAAGATTCATCCAAGCATGTTTATTGAGATTTCTCAAGCATCTGCAGATGGTGTTTATGCAGTTATTATTCTAGgagtcctccagaatttcctggaagatttccaacaggaattgcttgaagaatccctgcaagactttttggaggattcccaccatgaatgcctggagaaactctaACAGCATTTTAAAAGCAATTTCAATTAGAGAAATTGCTTAAAAGGATCTTAgcgaaattcagaaggaatcccttaaaaaaactCAAGGTGACTTTCTAgtggaatccatagagaagttaCAGTAAGGACTGCTGcatgaattccataaaaaaatatgggatgaatcccagaaagaattcctagagaggtagttccagagaaatttttgcaTACTCCAACTTCAaaagaaaatcttagaggaatccttgggaaaatctctggaggttcattttcatttatttagttaacatcaaattcatgataatactgaatcaacaatttgccgccataatactcgatttgcagctgcagctctccaacgtcggtcacgcccaacactcgccagatcacgctc contains:
- the LOC109402777 gene encoding uncharacterized protein LOC109402777 yields the protein MFGAKTRRNIAIILLLVVLVATVCDARRRRYGRRKHHVPSRKTLKQLEYEARETNTPNFVRLVLMRLVYGIATQMGIEDRLDDAFGGAFVPPNAIEESDDYLDVFSDEGDGDYGL